In Rhizobium jaguaris, a single window of DNA contains:
- a CDS encoding response regulator transcription factor — translation MGANIAIAIVDDDELVRTSIAGLLRSFGIRTAAFESADALLLAGANRFDCVVSDLQMPGTSGLELRRILNDQADVVPVIIMTAFPERASDARRHGEHFLLIEKPIDSGQLIAYIEDVVGCRIG, via the coding sequence TTGGGCGCGAATATCGCCATCGCGATCGTCGACGACGACGAGCTTGTCCGGACCTCGATAGCCGGCTTGCTGCGTTCGTTCGGCATTCGGACTGCGGCATTTGAGTCCGCTGATGCGCTGCTCCTGGCCGGTGCAAACAGGTTCGACTGCGTCGTTTCTGATCTCCAAATGCCCGGGACGAGCGGCCTCGAGCTGAGGCGCATCTTGAATGACCAGGCAGATGTCGTGCCCGTGATCATTATGACGGCCTTCCCCGAGCGCGCCAGCGATGCGCGCCGCCACGGCGAACACTTCCTTTTGATCGAGAAGCCGATCGATAGCGGGCAGCTGATCGCATATATCGAGGATGTCGTTGGATGCCGGATCGGCTGA
- a CDS encoding histidine kinase dimerization/phosphoacceptor domain -containing protein, translating into MVVDKTCISVGGKTVAADRVIGHREVGRWVANGLKLVSALPGFQARRSSKPGAPNALAAATDRIFAVAGVPRQLWREGSQHAADIASYSLNLAAALEQGGHAAIAITPSISSRVIGAMSRERNAVYGYALDAEGHGFAIVARSVAISLSDLAPCGWRDAASPSPGLSSHGNS; encoded by the coding sequence ATGGTAGTCGACAAGACATGTATTTCGGTCGGCGGAAAAACGGTCGCGGCGGATCGTGTTATTGGCCATCGAGAGGTCGGTCGCTGGGTCGCGAACGGTCTCAAGTTAGTCTCAGCGCTTCCGGGCTTTCAAGCGAGGCGATCGTCAAAACCTGGGGCCCCTAATGCGCTCGCCGCCGCCACCGATCGCATCTTTGCAGTCGCGGGCGTTCCCCGCCAGCTCTGGCGCGAAGGGTCCCAGCATGCCGCCGACATCGCCTCTTATTCTCTCAATCTCGCCGCGGCTCTCGAGCAGGGCGGCCACGCAGCGATCGCCATTACGCCGAGTATCAGCTCGCGCGTTATCGGGGCCATGAGCCGAGAGAGGAACGCCGTTTACGGGTACGCCCTGGATGCGGAAGGGCACGGATTCGCGATTGTCGCGCGGTCAGTGGCGATATCGCTATCGGATCTAGCGCCCTGCGGCTGGCGTGATGCTGCATCGCCATCGCCCGGGCTCAGTAGTCACGGAAATAGTTGA
- a CDS encoding response regulator transcription factor has protein sequence MGLKLRLMSYTANPSAMQPTSSGAPIVLIVDDDELVLKSVDGLVRSAGYRSALYPSAVELLSKPLPEGVRCLVADVRLPLVSGLDLQAELAKRGERVPILFITGHGDIPMSVRAMKAGAVDFLSKPFRDQDILDAIACALAEDIRLKELEGELESLRARYESLTSREREVLQMVSSGLLNKQVACELGLSEITVKLHRGSAMRKMGALTLAQVVRMMEAIERGTLQGHTPV, from the coding sequence ATGGGGCTGAAATTGCGCCTAATGTCGTACACTGCAAATCCGTCCGCCATGCAACCGACCTCTAGCGGCGCGCCGATCGTACTCATCGTTGACGACGATGAGCTGGTCTTAAAATCCGTGGATGGTCTTGTCAGATCCGCGGGATATCGGTCTGCTCTTTACCCAAGTGCGGTCGAGCTCTTGTCCAAGCCTCTGCCTGAGGGGGTGCGATGCCTGGTTGCGGACGTGCGCCTGCCGCTTGTGAGCGGGCTCGACCTTCAAGCCGAACTTGCCAAGCGCGGAGAGCGCGTGCCCATCCTGTTCATAACGGGCCACGGCGACATACCGATGTCGGTGCGCGCGATGAAGGCCGGTGCGGTCGACTTCCTATCGAAACCCTTCCGCGACCAGGACATACTGGACGCGATCGCATGCGCGCTGGCCGAGGACATCCGGTTAAAGGAACTGGAGGGCGAACTCGAATCGTTGCGTGCGCGATACGAATCGCTGACGTCGCGCGAGCGCGAGGTTCTGCAAATGGTCTCGTCCGGGCTCCTCAACAAACAAGTGGCATGCGAACTCGGATTGAGCGAGATAACCGTCAAGCTGCATCGCGGGAGCGCAATGCGCAAAATGGGGGCTCTGACGCTCGCACAGGTCGTCAGGATGATGGAGGCGATCGAGCGAGGCACCCTCCAAGGCCATACACCAGTATAG
- a CDS encoding LysR family transcriptional regulator yields the protein MELHQVRYFLAVASTLNFTRAAEMCNVTQPSLTKGVQKLEQELGGELIYRERQLTHLTDLGKAVLPMLERALASTEAVRRRAREFRQKEVAPLTIGLAPSISASLIVEPIAEIRKFVPGLYVELREEPPSRLVELLLEGEVNVALVGDLDDTPERIDDWALFEERCVAVLAPSHELADLPEIGMDALREATILDRSYCDMAPKFHRLYFPDAPPHHNHRSCRDLHLQHLAAAGFGIVLAPEHMPLLPSLKALPIEGDPVWREVRLLAVQGRRYSPALDAFIKVVRLRDWSLHTEAPRQRAEAEEEIRLPRARHAPQG from the coding sequence ATGGAACTCCATCAGGTTCGGTATTTTCTAGCTGTCGCAAGCACGCTGAACTTCACGCGTGCCGCGGAGATGTGTAACGTTACGCAACCGTCACTGACCAAGGGCGTGCAAAAGCTCGAGCAGGAACTTGGGGGCGAGCTCATCTACCGGGAACGTCAGCTCACCCATCTCACCGACTTGGGCAAAGCTGTGCTGCCCATGCTCGAGCGCGCCCTTGCATCGACCGAGGCCGTTCGACGCCGGGCGCGTGAGTTTCGGCAAAAGGAAGTCGCTCCATTAACGATCGGTCTCGCCCCATCGATTTCCGCGTCGCTCATTGTCGAGCCGATTGCGGAAATTCGCAAATTCGTCCCCGGCCTCTATGTCGAGCTTCGAGAAGAGCCGCCAAGCCGCCTTGTCGAACTCCTGCTGGAGGGCGAAGTCAATGTCGCCCTGGTCGGCGATCTTGACGATACGCCAGAACGGATCGACGATTGGGCGCTGTTCGAAGAGCGCTGTGTCGCCGTCCTCGCTCCGTCGCATGAACTTGCAGACCTTCCAGAGATCGGAATGGACGCGCTTCGCGAAGCCACTATCCTGGATCGCTCCTACTGTGACATGGCTCCAAAGTTTCATCGTCTCTACTTTCCCGACGCGCCGCCGCATCACAATCATCGCAGTTGCCGGGACTTGCACCTGCAGCATTTGGCAGCCGCCGGGTTTGGAATAGTCCTCGCTCCCGAGCATATGCCCCTGCTACCCTCACTGAAGGCGCTTCCGATCGAAGGGGATCCGGTATGGCGAGAGGTCCGGCTTCTTGCGGTACAGGGCCGCCGCTACTCACCGGCGCTTGATGCCTTCATAAAGGTGGTGCGGTTGCGCGACTGGTCGCTTCACACAGAAGCGCCCCGCCAACGCGCGGAGGCAGAAGAAGAGATCCGTCTTCCGCGTGCCAGGCACGCGCCTCAAGGGTGA
- a CDS encoding methylated-DNA--[protein]-cysteine S-methyltransferase, which translates to MPTRPDYINGDVCRVMTGYPEDRTTTEAIRYVSSHSSLGALLLATSEKGVVTVLLGADAVPLTKLLLERFPLADVRPGHWSEDELAMRVVHFIERPSRGLNVPLDLRGTRFQHRVWEIIRDIPVGETSTYSAIARQIGAPSDESAVGLACAANELALVVPCHRVVDDNARTGSRYRWGRARQTALLAREKASFAANAAD; encoded by the coding sequence ATGCCGACCAGGCCCGACTACATTAACGGTGACGTCTGCCGTGTCATGACAGGTTATCCAGAAGATCGCACGACAACAGAGGCAATACGCTACGTCTCCTCGCACAGCTCGCTCGGAGCGCTGCTGCTCGCTACGAGTGAGAAGGGGGTCGTTACGGTCCTGCTGGGTGCCGACGCTGTTCCACTGACCAAGCTTCTGCTGGAGCGGTTTCCCCTGGCCGACGTACGGCCAGGGCACTGGTCGGAGGATGAACTCGCGATGCGTGTCGTGCATTTCATCGAACGTCCGTCTCGTGGGCTGAACGTGCCGCTTGACCTGCGTGGTACTCGATTCCAGCACCGTGTCTGGGAGATCATCAGGGATATTCCCGTCGGCGAGACCTCAACCTACTCCGCCATCGCACGTCAAATCGGCGCGCCATCCGACGAGAGTGCAGTTGGTTTGGCGTGCGCAGCGAACGAGCTGGCCCTTGTCGTGCCCTGCCATCGGGTCGTTGACGACAATGCACGGACGGGATCACGATACAGGTGGGGCCGTGCAAGGCAGACGGCGTTGCTGGCGCGCGAAAAAGCGAGCTTTGCCGCCAACGCGGCCGACTGA
- a CDS encoding DUF4863 family protein, giving the protein MEPIEARYFFNPMTVHIASRKGKLSADLNPILIIFAAGIIWIPMAKLISVCLRSRDWSCEARWCDAGWTAPEPGTHHFPYRLGSSNF; this is encoded by the coding sequence TTGGAGCCGATCGAAGCGAGATACTTCTTTAACCCCATGACCGTCCATATCGCCTCGCGCAAGGGTAAACTCTCGGCGGATTTGAATCCGATCCTGATCATTTTCGCGGCCGGCATCATCTGGATCCCTATGGCGAAATTAATCTCGGTGTGCCTGCGAAGCCGAGACTGGAGTTGCGAGGCCCGTTGGTGCGATGCGGGGTGGACGGCGCCTGAGCCCGGTACTCATCATTTTCCGTATCGGCTTGGCTCGTCCAATTTCTAA